In Melanotaenia boesemani isolate fMelBoe1 chromosome 18, fMelBoe1.pri, whole genome shotgun sequence, the following proteins share a genomic window:
- the LOC121629291 gene encoding endothelial zinc finger protein induced by tumor necrosis factor alpha-like isoform X2, with translation MEAPAGEQLCVFLLRDGGEEEEEEELVVVRSREVGCQWESPEEEEERERKEVGCQSDSAETRDAGIQVDLLSQQLSWRHSGSSAMLLQCLTVRPDGADGGALLQHCTTNRTRTRTIRPPNKPFSEPDQPRTSTRKRLSTQSSKFTRKSRLRRKPPDPQPEEEEEEEEEVVTVEEDTGDPTWTPPKGDVASLPPSAPGDPQLDSDSQHAPLHSVKLEPDTTVCDVCGKVMKNKSSLARHSFIHTGKKPFACHLCEMRFNRRDNLQHHLNRLHPNGVTKLEKQRTAASWLCAVCGKTFSCRSRLKTHEVIHSGVKPHRCDLCPKAYMRVNDLEHHKKVVHVDGATEPQRPSSLLCDLCGKEFKCRSQLAIHFQTHTGERPHLCDLCGRKFARQYQLRRHKIVVHTNQANGEGNLSPDAPFTCGVCGKRLKSEAQLAAHAHIHTGDKPHRCSLCLRSFQRATCLRQHHARVHLKVKTADSQRAAGRRRSVSSSSVFPCSVCSKVFKFRSLLASHALIHSEVRPFACDFCSRTFRRLSHLKRHREVVHANGARLPESFICHICGKDKKCRSQLARHVIIHTGERPYACELCPARFNRHGNLQQHKRRMHGVGKPEAVEGPPILFDDDMGDALTYKQEETVVSMDTEGEQIEAATNDDADIMEELDAT, from the exons ATGGAGGCGCCTGCAGGagaacagctgtgtgtgttcctgctgagagatggaggagaggaagaagaggaggaagaattGGTGGTGGTGAGGAGCAGGGAGGTGGGCTGCCAGTGGGAGAgtcctgaggaggaggaagagagggagaggaaggaggtGGGCTGTCAGAGTGACTCTGCAGAGACGAGGGACGCCGGCATCCAGGTGGACCTGCTGAGTCAGCAACTGAGCTGGAGACACTCAG GTTCGTCtgcaatgctgctgcagtgcCTCACTGTCAGACCCGATGGAGCCGACGGCGGCGCTCTGCTGCAGCACTGCACCACCAAccggaccagaaccagaaccatccGACCTCCCAACAAACCTTTTTCAGAGCCTGACCAGCCCAGGACCAGCACCCGGAAGAGACTGTCGACTCAGAGCTCCAAattcaccagaaaaagtcgcctGCGCCGTAAACCACCTGATCCccaaccagaggaggaggaggaggaggaagaggaggtggtgACAGTGGAGGAGGACACAGGTGACCCAACCTGGACTCCACCTAAAGGAG ATGTAGCTTCTCTGCCTCCTTCAGCTCCTGGTGACCCACAGCTGGACTCAGACTCCCAGCATGCACCTCTGCATTCGGTGAAGCTGGAGCCCGACACCACGGTGTGCGACGTCTGTGGTAAGGTGATGAAGAACAAGTCGAGTCTGGCGCGTCACTCCTTCATCCATACGGGGAAGAAGCCGTTTGCCTGCCACCTGTGTGAGATGCGTTTCAATCGCCGTGACAACCTGCAGCACCACCTCAACCGGCTGCACCCAAACGGCGTAACCAAGCTGGAGAAGCAGCGCACGGCGGCGTCGTGGCTGTGTGCCGTGTGCGGGAAAACGTTCAGCTGCCGCTCACGGCTGAAGACCCACGAGGTCATCCACTCGGGCGTCAAGCCGCACCGCTGCGACCTCTGCCCCAAAGCCTACATGAGGGTAAACGACCTGGAGCACCACAAGAAGGTGGTCCATGTGGACGGCGCCACCGAGCCGCAGCGACCCAGCTCGCTGCTCTGCGACCTCTGTGGCAAAGAGTTTAAATGTCGGTCGCAGCTCGCCATCCATTTCCAGACGCACACTGGCGAACGGCCGCATCTCTGCGACCTCTGCGGCCGAAAGTTCGCACGCCAGTACCAGCTGAGGCGCCACAAAATCGTTGTCCACACCAACCAGGCGAATGGCGAGGGGAACCTGTCGCCAGACGCCCCATTCACCTGCGGCGTCTGTGGGAAGCGTCTAAAATCAGAGGCACAGCTTGCCGCTCACGCCCACATCCACACGGGCGACAAGCCGCACCGCTGCAGCCTCTGCCTGCGCAGCTTCCAGCGTGCCACCTGCCTGAGGCAGCACCACGCCCGCGTCCACCTGAAGGTGAAAACTGCCGATTCCCAGCGTGCTGCCGGCCGCAGGAGAAGCGTATCCTCGTCCAGCGTGTTcccctgctctgtctgcagcaAGGTCTTCAAGTTTCGGTCTCTGCTGGCGAGCCACGCCCTAATCCACAGCGAGGTCCGCCCGTTCGCCTGCGACTTCTGCAGCCGCACCTTCCGCCGCCTTAGCCACCTGAAGCGTCACCGCGAGGTGGTGCACGCCAACGGGGCTCGTCTGCCAGAGAGCTTCATCTGTCACATCTGCGGCAAAGACAAGAAGTGCCGCTCGCAGCTTGCCAGACATGTCATCATTCACACCGGCGAGCGGCCATATGCCTGCGAACTCTGCCCCGCACGCTTCAATCGCCACGGCAACCTGCAGCAGCACAAGAGGCGCATGCACGGCGTGGGCAAGCCGGAGGCCGTAGAGGGCCCACCCATCCTGTTTGACGATGACATGGGGGACGCTCTAACGTACAAACAGGAGGAGACAGTGGTCTCTATGGATACGGAAGGTGAGCAGATTGAGGCTGCAACGAACGATGATGCAGACATCATGGAGGAGCTGGACGCCACCTGA
- the LOC121629291 gene encoding endothelial zinc finger protein induced by tumor necrosis factor alpha-like isoform X1: MEAPAGEQLCVFLLRDGGEEEEEEELVVVRSREVGCQWESPEEEEERERKEVGCQSDSAETRDAGIQVDLLSQQLSWRHSGEDKGSSAMLLQCLTVRPDGADGGALLQHCTTNRTRTRTIRPPNKPFSEPDQPRTSTRKRLSTQSSKFTRKSRLRRKPPDPQPEEEEEEEEEVVTVEEDTGDPTWTPPKGDVASLPPSAPGDPQLDSDSQHAPLHSVKLEPDTTVCDVCGKVMKNKSSLARHSFIHTGKKPFACHLCEMRFNRRDNLQHHLNRLHPNGVTKLEKQRTAASWLCAVCGKTFSCRSRLKTHEVIHSGVKPHRCDLCPKAYMRVNDLEHHKKVVHVDGATEPQRPSSLLCDLCGKEFKCRSQLAIHFQTHTGERPHLCDLCGRKFARQYQLRRHKIVVHTNQANGEGNLSPDAPFTCGVCGKRLKSEAQLAAHAHIHTGDKPHRCSLCLRSFQRATCLRQHHARVHLKVKTADSQRAAGRRRSVSSSSVFPCSVCSKVFKFRSLLASHALIHSEVRPFACDFCSRTFRRLSHLKRHREVVHANGARLPESFICHICGKDKKCRSQLARHVIIHTGERPYACELCPARFNRHGNLQQHKRRMHGVGKPEAVEGPPILFDDDMGDALTYKQEETVVSMDTEGEQIEAATNDDADIMEELDAT, encoded by the exons ATGGAGGCGCCTGCAGGagaacagctgtgtgtgttcctgctgagagatggaggagaggaagaagaggaggaagaattGGTGGTGGTGAGGAGCAGGGAGGTGGGCTGCCAGTGGGAGAgtcctgaggaggaggaagagagggagaggaaggaggtGGGCTGTCAGAGTGACTCTGCAGAGACGAGGGACGCCGGCATCCAGGTGGACCTGCTGAGTCAGCAACTGAGCTGGAGACACTCAGGTGAGGATaaag GTTCGTCtgcaatgctgctgcagtgcCTCACTGTCAGACCCGATGGAGCCGACGGCGGCGCTCTGCTGCAGCACTGCACCACCAAccggaccagaaccagaaccatccGACCTCCCAACAAACCTTTTTCAGAGCCTGACCAGCCCAGGACCAGCACCCGGAAGAGACTGTCGACTCAGAGCTCCAAattcaccagaaaaagtcgcctGCGCCGTAAACCACCTGATCCccaaccagaggaggaggaggaggaggaagaggaggtggtgACAGTGGAGGAGGACACAGGTGACCCAACCTGGACTCCACCTAAAGGAG ATGTAGCTTCTCTGCCTCCTTCAGCTCCTGGTGACCCACAGCTGGACTCAGACTCCCAGCATGCACCTCTGCATTCGGTGAAGCTGGAGCCCGACACCACGGTGTGCGACGTCTGTGGTAAGGTGATGAAGAACAAGTCGAGTCTGGCGCGTCACTCCTTCATCCATACGGGGAAGAAGCCGTTTGCCTGCCACCTGTGTGAGATGCGTTTCAATCGCCGTGACAACCTGCAGCACCACCTCAACCGGCTGCACCCAAACGGCGTAACCAAGCTGGAGAAGCAGCGCACGGCGGCGTCGTGGCTGTGTGCCGTGTGCGGGAAAACGTTCAGCTGCCGCTCACGGCTGAAGACCCACGAGGTCATCCACTCGGGCGTCAAGCCGCACCGCTGCGACCTCTGCCCCAAAGCCTACATGAGGGTAAACGACCTGGAGCACCACAAGAAGGTGGTCCATGTGGACGGCGCCACCGAGCCGCAGCGACCCAGCTCGCTGCTCTGCGACCTCTGTGGCAAAGAGTTTAAATGTCGGTCGCAGCTCGCCATCCATTTCCAGACGCACACTGGCGAACGGCCGCATCTCTGCGACCTCTGCGGCCGAAAGTTCGCACGCCAGTACCAGCTGAGGCGCCACAAAATCGTTGTCCACACCAACCAGGCGAATGGCGAGGGGAACCTGTCGCCAGACGCCCCATTCACCTGCGGCGTCTGTGGGAAGCGTCTAAAATCAGAGGCACAGCTTGCCGCTCACGCCCACATCCACACGGGCGACAAGCCGCACCGCTGCAGCCTCTGCCTGCGCAGCTTCCAGCGTGCCACCTGCCTGAGGCAGCACCACGCCCGCGTCCACCTGAAGGTGAAAACTGCCGATTCCCAGCGTGCTGCCGGCCGCAGGAGAAGCGTATCCTCGTCCAGCGTGTTcccctgctctgtctgcagcaAGGTCTTCAAGTTTCGGTCTCTGCTGGCGAGCCACGCCCTAATCCACAGCGAGGTCCGCCCGTTCGCCTGCGACTTCTGCAGCCGCACCTTCCGCCGCCTTAGCCACCTGAAGCGTCACCGCGAGGTGGTGCACGCCAACGGGGCTCGTCTGCCAGAGAGCTTCATCTGTCACATCTGCGGCAAAGACAAGAAGTGCCGCTCGCAGCTTGCCAGACATGTCATCATTCACACCGGCGAGCGGCCATATGCCTGCGAACTCTGCCCCGCACGCTTCAATCGCCACGGCAACCTGCAGCAGCACAAGAGGCGCATGCACGGCGTGGGCAAGCCGGAGGCCGTAGAGGGCCCACCCATCCTGTTTGACGATGACATGGGGGACGCTCTAACGTACAAACAGGAGGAGACAGTGGTCTCTATGGATACGGAAGGTGAGCAGATTGAGGCTGCAACGAACGATGATGCAGACATCATGGAGGAGCTGGACGCCACCTGA